A window of Thunnus thynnus chromosome 17, fThuThy2.1, whole genome shotgun sequence contains these coding sequences:
- the samd14 gene encoding sterile alpha motif domain-containing protein 14, whose amino-acid sequence MSAGLEDTDNVFDLNEAIPETELLDNSIQKGRAQLSVKARRHRPSRSRYRDSVSSTEGDDSLERKDSPLHSARSPLHLAMRGSSPSPDSLLSARSPAFSFDTSLVRRSPEDGGASLAAPPRGRYHQLTNATSQEALVTPSSSPSKSCPSSDCSPVYMRRNRRPDSEVLVSDRSRDTSPADPGSPTVVFDKKTKRRFLDLGVTLRRSYIRVRKDKSNRLSVGSREPSESPSRSSGSFVPFSWFSEGRGSLSSSGTPPCSPKIPPLGSPRPRKSHSQESALSEEFSPPHTSSSTSPPVDCSSSRSSHPYHTLSQSSDETCDESSCLVSSWTSQQVCQWLRGLNMEQYVPEFSARDVDGQQLLQMDGNKLKGLGVLSSSDRSALKRRIKDIQTAAEKERKALDKMEKQKEKQRRKDQEQRRN is encoded by the exons ATGTCTGCCGGGCTGGAGGATACAGACAACGTGTTCg accTGAACGAGGCGATCCCTGAGACCGAGCTGCTGGACAACAGCATCCAGAAGGGCCGAGCCCAGCTGTCCGTCAAAGCCCGCAGGCACCGCCCCTCCAGGTCCCGTTACCGTGACAGCGTGAGCTCGACGGAGGGCGACGACAGCCTGGAGAGGAAG gaCAGTCCGTTACACTCCGCCCGCTCACCTCTCCACCTGGCCATGCGAggctcctccccctctcctgaTTCCCTGCTATCAGCTCGAAGCCCCGCCTTCTCCTTTGACACTTCACTG GTGCGTCGCTCTCCAGAGGACGGAGGTGCGTCATTGGCTGCTCCCCCGCGGGGGCGGTACCACCAGCTGACCAATGCCACATCTCAGGAGGCTCTGGTGACGCCCAGCAGCTCGCCGTCCAAGTCCTGCCCCTCCTCCGACTGCTCACCTGTCTACATGAGGAGGAACAGGAGGCCCGacagtgaag tgttagtaTCTGATAGGAGTCGGGACACCAGCCCAGCTGATCCCGGCAGTCCCACCGTCGTCTTCGACAAGAAAACCAAACGACGCTTCCTGGACCTGGG GGTGACTCTGAGACGTTCATATATCAGAGTGAGGAAAGATAAATCCAACAGACTGTCTGTGGGCAGCAG AGAGCCGTCCGAGAGTCCGTCTCGCTCCTCGGGATCCTTCGTCCCGTTCTCCTGGTTCTCTGAGGGACGGGGGTCCCTCTCCTCCTCCGGGACTCCCCCCTGCTCCCCCAAAATCCCCCCGCTGGGCTCCCCGAGACCCCGCAAGTCTCACTCTCAG GAGTCGGCTCTCAGCGAGGAgttctctcctcctcacacctcctcctccacctctcctcccGTCGACTGCTCCTCCTCCAGATCCTCACATCCCTACCACACCCTGTCCCAGTCCTCCGACGAG acgTGTGACGAGTCGTCCTGCCTCGTGTCTTCGTGGACGTCTCAGCAGGTCTGTCAGTGGCTGCGAGGACTCAACATGGAGCAATACGTCCCAGAGTTCAGTGCGAGGGACGTGGACggacagcagctgctgcagatggACGGAAACAAGCTGAAG GGTCTGGGCGTGCTCAGTTCGTCTGATCGCAGCGCTCTGAAGCGTCGCATTAAAGACATCCAAACCGCAGCAGAGAAAGAGCGAAAAGCTCTCGACAAaatggagaaacagaaagagaaacaacgAAGGAAAGACCAGGAGCAGCGCAGGAACTGA